The following proteins come from a genomic window of Candidatus Protochlamydia phocaeensis:
- the rbbA gene encoding ribosome-associated ATPase/putative transporter RbbA has product MSALKGSTANGMPIKPPVARLSKVSLSYGKTLALDAINLDIPSGCMVGLIGPDGVGKSTLLSLLAGARAIQSGKIEVLGGDMADKHHRLEVCPRIAYMPQGLGKNLYSTLSVFENIDFFARLFGYERQERERRIDELVHAVGLAPFIHRPAGKLSGGMKQKLGLCCALIHDPDLLVLDEPTTGVDPLSRRQFWELIDHIRAGNPNMSVLVATGYMEEAADFDWLVVMNAGQVLSTGTTSELLTRTGASTLENAFITLLPESQRMGYKPIVLPPRPAEAGSEIAIEAHNLTKRFGDFTAVDHVNFRIERGEIFGFLGSNGCGKTTTMKMLTGLLPATEGEALLFGHSVDPNDIATRRRVGFMTQAFSLYSELTVEQNLILHARLYSIPEDRIPVRIKEIADRFGLTNVMDSLPDDLPLGQRQRLSAGVAMIHGPELLILDEPTSGVDPIARDKFWQILIDLSRRDKVTIFLSTHFMNEAERCDRISLMNAGQVLDSDTPAALVKKRKARSLEEAFIGYLEEAIKIRESETATEIPGDKISSTGTKFPAPSSTESEFFSFQRMISYLVRETLELRRDPIRLALSLFGSLILMIALGFGVTLDVENLSFAVYDRDQTVLSQDYILNIAGSRYFTEHPPITDYADMEKRLHAGEISLAIEIPPDFGRDLSHERPVEIGVWIDGAMPRRAEVERGYVEGSHLMWLEYLARKEHNVPAGQEISIESRFKYNPDVKSLPAMVPAVIPLLLLLIPAILASLSVVREKELGSIVNLYATPVTRFEFLIGKQIPYVVMGMVNFLLLVALSVFFFKVPVKGSFLTLSIAALLYVCITTSFGLLISTFTRSQVAAIFATTILTLVPAINFSGLMDPVSSLEGLGAFIGKIYPTTYFIIIARGTFSKGLGFHELYIWFIPLLITLPLLIALGVNLLKKQET; this is encoded by the coding sequence ATGAGCGCTCTAAAGGGATCCACTGCAAACGGGATGCCAATAAAGCCACCAGTTGCGCGTTTAAGCAAGGTGAGTCTATCCTATGGAAAAACCCTAGCTTTAGATGCTATTAATCTTGATATTCCATCTGGCTGCATGGTTGGTCTCATTGGACCTGATGGTGTTGGAAAGTCTACCCTTTTATCCTTGCTTGCTGGCGCAAGAGCTATTCAATCAGGAAAAATTGAAGTTCTCGGCGGTGATATGGCCGATAAGCATCATCGCCTAGAAGTTTGTCCACGTATTGCTTATATGCCCCAAGGGCTTGGCAAGAATCTTTATTCGACTTTATCCGTATTTGAAAATATTGATTTTTTTGCCCGCTTATTTGGATATGAACGCCAAGAGCGGGAACGCCGCATCGACGAACTTGTGCATGCAGTCGGGTTAGCTCCTTTTATTCACCGTCCTGCAGGAAAACTTTCTGGGGGGATGAAGCAAAAGCTGGGACTCTGTTGCGCACTGATTCATGACCCTGATCTATTGGTTCTTGATGAACCCACAACAGGTGTAGATCCACTATCCCGTCGACAATTCTGGGAGCTCATTGACCACATACGCGCCGGAAATCCCAATATGAGCGTTCTCGTTGCTACTGGCTATATGGAAGAGGCTGCCGACTTTGATTGGTTGGTAGTGATGAATGCAGGCCAAGTGCTTTCAACGGGAACCACTTCAGAGCTATTAACAAGGACGGGAGCTTCTACTTTAGAGAATGCATTTATTACTCTTCTTCCTGAATCTCAACGCATGGGATATAAACCCATTGTTCTTCCTCCACGTCCAGCAGAAGCGGGGAGTGAAATCGCAATTGAAGCCCATAACCTCACCAAGCGATTTGGCGATTTTACTGCAGTCGATCATGTGAATTTTCGCATTGAACGCGGCGAGATTTTTGGCTTTCTTGGGTCTAATGGCTGTGGAAAGACAACCACTATGAAGATGTTGACGGGTTTATTACCAGCCACTGAAGGCGAAGCTCTTTTATTCGGTCATTCAGTGGATCCAAATGATATCGCTACGCGTCGGCGTGTCGGATTCATGACACAAGCCTTCTCTCTTTACTCAGAATTGACAGTTGAGCAAAACCTTATCCTTCATGCTCGTCTTTACTCTATTCCAGAAGATCGCATTCCTGTGCGAATAAAGGAAATTGCAGATAGATTCGGCTTAACAAATGTGATGGATAGCTTGCCGGATGATTTGCCTCTTGGGCAACGTCAGAGACTTTCAGCAGGAGTGGCGATGATTCATGGCCCTGAGTTGCTAATATTAGATGAGCCCACTTCGGGAGTCGATCCCATTGCCCGTGATAAATTTTGGCAGATTCTGATCGATTTGTCACGACGCGATAAGGTCACTATCTTCCTTTCCACGCATTTTATGAATGAAGCCGAACGATGCGATCGTATTTCTCTAATGAACGCAGGGCAGGTCTTGGATAGTGATACACCGGCAGCCTTGGTTAAGAAGCGCAAAGCCCGCTCTTTAGAGGAGGCGTTTATTGGGTATTTAGAAGAGGCAATAAAGATTCGAGAATCTGAAACTGCAACGGAAATTCCTGGCGATAAGATTTCCTCGACAGGAACAAAATTCCCTGCTCCCTCGTCTACAGAGAGCGAGTTTTTTAGCTTCCAACGCATGATAAGCTACTTGGTGCGTGAGACATTGGAATTGCGCCGTGATCCTATCCGACTGGCTCTTTCTCTATTTGGAAGCCTCATTTTGATGATAGCATTAGGCTTTGGGGTGACTTTAGATGTCGAAAACCTCTCCTTTGCAGTATACGACCGAGATCAAACTGTTTTGAGCCAAGACTATATTTTAAATATTGCTGGGTCACGCTATTTCACCGAACATCCTCCTATCACAGATTATGCCGATATGGAAAAGCGTTTGCATGCCGGAGAGATCAGTCTGGCAATAGAGATTCCACCCGATTTTGGCCGGGACTTGAGTCATGAAAGACCGGTCGAGATTGGAGTATGGATTGATGGGGCTATGCCAAGGCGGGCTGAGGTTGAACGTGGCTATGTGGAGGGATCTCATCTCATGTGGCTAGAGTATCTCGCAAGAAAAGAGCATAATGTTCCAGCGGGACAAGAGATTTCTATTGAATCGCGTTTTAAGTACAATCCAGATGTTAAGAGTCTGCCCGCTATGGTGCCTGCAGTGATTCCCTTGCTCCTCTTGCTGATTCCAGCGATCCTCGCTTCCTTATCAGTGGTAAGGGAAAAAGAACTAGGCTCGATTGTCAATCTTTATGCTACGCCAGTGACGCGTTTCGAATTTCTGATTGGCAAACAGATTCCTTATGTAGTGATGGGGATGGTCAATTTTCTGCTTCTAGTGGCCTTATCGGTATTTTTTTTCAAGGTCCCGGTCAAGGGAAGTTTCTTGACTTTGTCTATCGCTGCATTGCTTTATGTTTGTATTACCACTTCCTTTGGATTGCTAATCTCGACTTTCACTCGTAGCCAGGTTGCAGCTATTTTTGCCACGACTATTCTGACTCTTGTGCCGGCCATTAATTTCTCAGGCCTAATGGATCCCGTTTCTTCGCTTGAAGGATTAGGGGCTTTCATCGGAAAGATCTATCCAACAACTTATTTCATCATTATTGCAAGAGGGACATTTTCAAAAGGTCTTGGATTTCATGAACTTTATATTTGGTTCATTCCATTGTTGATTACGCTTCCTCTATTGATTGCGTTGGGAGTGAATTTGCTAAAAAAACAGGAAACATAA
- a CDS encoding HlyD family secretion protein: MTEQQKKWLKSAIIVLAAVVVAVLAWKGYKAINGDKNIVSANGRIQATEIDIAAKLAGRVKEILVYEGDFVKIGQIIAYMDTDVLNAQLREAEAQLLKAFSNVDVAHSQFNQRKSEKLAAEAVVKQREAEIIVAGKRLKRTSSLVSTGATSQQEADDDEARYTSALAAKDAALAQVAADEAAIVTAREQVVGAESAVKAAQATIERIQADIDDTVLRAPRDGRVQYRVAEPGEVLPAGGRVLRMVDLTDVYMTFFLPTDMAGKIAIGDQVRLVVDAAPELVIPAYATFISDVAQFTPKTVETATEREKLMFRVKAHIPAELLKQHITMVKTGLPGVAYVRLDSSKPWPASLQVKL; the protein is encoded by the coding sequence ATGACAGAACAACAAAAAAAATGGTTAAAAAGTGCCATCATAGTGCTTGCTGCTGTCGTTGTGGCGGTATTGGCGTGGAAAGGTTATAAAGCAATAAATGGGGATAAGAATATTGTCAGTGCCAATGGCCGCATCCAAGCGACGGAAATTGATATTGCGGCTAAGCTGGCTGGACGCGTGAAAGAAATCTTAGTCTATGAAGGAGATTTTGTAAAGATTGGGCAGATTATTGCGTATATGGATACCGATGTCTTAAATGCTCAGCTTCGAGAAGCTGAGGCGCAATTGCTTAAAGCCTTTAGCAATGTAGACGTAGCTCATAGCCAATTTAACCAACGGAAGAGCGAAAAATTGGCTGCAGAAGCAGTTGTCAAGCAGCGCGAGGCTGAAATTATTGTAGCTGGAAAACGATTGAAGCGTACGTCATCTTTAGTGTCAACAGGAGCGACCTCGCAACAAGAGGCGGATGACGATGAAGCGCGTTACACAAGCGCCTTAGCAGCCAAAGATGCGGCGTTAGCGCAGGTAGCAGCCGATGAAGCGGCTATTGTGACTGCTCGCGAGCAAGTCGTCGGAGCGGAATCTGCCGTCAAGGCTGCGCAGGCAACAATAGAACGGATCCAAGCGGATATCGATGATACGGTCCTTAGAGCTCCACGCGATGGAAGAGTACAATACCGTGTTGCCGAGCCTGGAGAAGTGCTTCCAGCAGGGGGAAGAGTGCTTCGGATGGTGGATTTGACTGATGTTTATATGACTTTTTTTCTGCCAACGGATATGGCTGGAAAGATTGCCATTGGCGATCAGGTGAGGTTAGTGGTCGACGCCGCACCTGAATTGGTGATCCCGGCGTATGCGACATTTATTTCAGATGTTGCCCAATTTACTCCTAAAACAGTAGAGACAGCCACTGAACGAGAAAAATTGATGTTTAGAGTTAAGGCCCATATTCCTGCAGAGCTACTCAAACAACATATTACCATGGTCAAGACCGGTCTGCCTGGCGTTGCCTATGTACGGCTTGATTCTAGCAAGCCATGGCCGGCTTCCTTGCAGGTCAAACTATGA
- a CDS encoding M17 family peptidase N-terminal domain-containing protein, producing the protein MNFICKYFICGIALSISINGFAAEAALGTKENIGKAAGAVDVEVLVQSPAAQKTPLQIVCAFEYKEGDLTKSPPALPKDLNGLLHVDEALNGLITDLRKSNQFKGQLLETLLITPPSNTIPAEKLLIIGLGNRNDFKPEIMKLVGLTGMREALRLGVSSYSHASDLKDAGIDSPTAEVAGYVISGASEAFQTQNFLYKQNASSSLTIKKVIVLCGPAYFDDTKTGIKKVIAP; encoded by the coding sequence ATGAACTTTATCTGTAAATATTTTATATGTGGGATTGCCCTTTCGATTTCTATTAATGGGTTCGCTGCTGAGGCTGCTCTTGGCACAAAAGAAAATATTGGAAAAGCTGCAGGGGCTGTTGATGTCGAAGTTTTGGTGCAGAGTCCGGCTGCGCAAAAAACTCCATTACAAATCGTTTGTGCATTTGAATATAAAGAAGGCGATCTTACAAAGTCACCTCCCGCTTTGCCGAAAGATCTAAACGGTTTACTCCATGTCGATGAAGCATTGAATGGATTGATTACTGATCTACGAAAATCTAATCAGTTTAAAGGGCAATTGCTTGAAACTCTTTTGATAACCCCTCCCTCAAATACAATTCCTGCTGAAAAATTATTGATCATTGGTCTTGGTAATCGAAACGATTTTAAGCCTGAGATTATGAAGTTAGTCGGTCTTACAGGTATGAGAGAGGCATTAAGGCTTGGTGTATCGAGTTATTCTCATGCCAGTGATCTGAAAGATGCAGGGATTGATTCTCCAACGGCCGAAGTAGCGGGTTATGTCATTAGTGGCGCATCTGAAGCATTCCAAACACAGAATTTTCTCTATAAACAAAATGCAAGCTCTTCACTCACTATCAAAAAAGTTATCGTGCTCTGCGGACCTGCCTATTTCGACGATACAAAAACAGGAATTAAAAAAGTTATAGCTCCTTAA
- a CDS encoding amidohydrolase, with protein sequence MTDLKNLLLFNGKITTLNPKQPEVTAIFISDGVVEAIGNDKEIQALSDKNTTQINLGKKRVIPGLNDSHIHLIRGGLNYNMELRWDGVPSLAYAMEMLKDQVKRTPPPQWVRVIGGWSEFQFAEKRMPSLSEINAVAPETPVFILHLYDRALLNAAALRAVGYNKNSPDPIGGRIERDKNGNPTGALIAEPNALILYSTLAKGPKLNPEDQMNSTRHFMRELNRLGLTSCIDAGGGFQNYPEDYQIIEQLNKNDQLTLRIAYNLFTQKPGHELEDFQRWSKMVVPYSGNSMYRNNGAGEMLVFSAADFEDFLYERPDMPAKMEGELKNVIRFLVENRWPFRLHATYDETINHALNVFEEVNREIPFKGLCWFFDHAETITDHNLERIKALNGGVAIQHRMAYQGEYFINRYGNQKAKRSPPIRKMLQLDLPVGAGTDATRVASYNPWVSLYWMVTGKTVGGTELYGPENKLERLEALYLYTVGSAKLSREENFKGSLSKGMYADLAVLSDDYFAVPEESIKDIVSLLTIVGGKVVYGSQDFREYDTQKPLPVSPDWSPVKKYQGYFQHDHHHQCCHHQKASLDVILGTNKHAEAPLNPWSFGCDCFAW encoded by the coding sequence ATGACAGATCTGAAAAACTTGCTTCTATTCAATGGGAAAATCACAACGCTTAATCCAAAACAACCTGAAGTAACTGCAATATTTATTTCAGATGGTGTTGTGGAAGCGATTGGAAATGATAAAGAAATCCAAGCTCTTTCAGACAAAAATACAACCCAAATAAACTTGGGAAAGAAACGAGTAATCCCCGGCCTTAATGATTCCCATATTCATCTTATTAGAGGTGGCCTCAACTACAATATGGAACTTCGATGGGATGGCGTTCCTTCCCTTGCATATGCGATGGAGATGCTCAAAGATCAAGTTAAACGCACACCGCCTCCACAATGGGTAAGGGTCATTGGAGGATGGTCTGAATTCCAATTTGCAGAAAAAAGAATGCCTTCACTATCGGAGATCAATGCCGTAGCCCCGGAAACCCCTGTATTTATTTTGCATCTCTACGATCGCGCTCTGCTAAATGCAGCTGCATTGCGCGCTGTAGGTTACAACAAAAATAGCCCAGATCCTATTGGAGGACGCATTGAAAGAGATAAAAATGGAAATCCAACAGGGGCTCTCATTGCAGAACCGAATGCACTAATATTGTATTCGACATTAGCAAAAGGCCCTAAATTGAATCCTGAAGATCAAATGAACTCAACAAGGCATTTTATGCGAGAGCTCAATCGATTAGGCCTGACAAGCTGCATAGATGCTGGAGGCGGTTTTCAGAATTATCCTGAAGATTATCAAATCATCGAACAATTGAATAAAAACGATCAACTTACTTTACGCATTGCCTATAATTTGTTTACTCAAAAGCCAGGCCACGAACTTGAAGATTTTCAGAGATGGTCAAAAATGGTTGTCCCGTATTCCGGAAATAGCATGTACCGCAATAATGGTGCTGGAGAAATGCTTGTCTTTTCAGCAGCGGATTTTGAGGATTTTCTTTATGAACGCCCAGATATGCCTGCAAAAATGGAAGGGGAACTAAAAAATGTAATCCGTTTTCTAGTAGAAAATCGTTGGCCTTTTCGTTTGCATGCGACATATGATGAAACTATAAATCATGCTTTAAATGTATTTGAGGAAGTAAATAGAGAAATACCATTTAAAGGTCTATGTTGGTTCTTTGATCATGCAGAAACAATCACAGACCATAATTTGGAGCGCATTAAAGCGCTTAACGGAGGCGTTGCTATTCAGCATCGGATGGCTTATCAAGGTGAGTATTTTATCAATCGATATGGCAATCAAAAGGCAAAAAGGAGTCCTCCCATTCGCAAAATGCTTCAATTGGATTTACCTGTAGGAGCCGGTACTGATGCCACTCGCGTTGCAAGCTATAATCCTTGGGTATCTTTATATTGGATGGTGACAGGAAAAACTGTTGGAGGCACCGAGCTCTATGGCCCTGAAAACAAACTTGAGAGATTAGAAGCTCTTTATCTATATACTGTGGGAAGTGCGAAGCTGTCGCGCGAAGAAAATTTCAAAGGAAGCCTTTCAAAAGGAATGTATGCTGATTTAGCTGTCCTTTCCGATGATTATTTTGCTGTTCCCGAAGAATCAATTAAGGATATTGTATCGCTTCTCACGATCGTTGGAGGAAAAGTGGTTTATGGCTCACAAGATTTCCGAGAATATGATACTCAAAAGCCTTTGCCGGTAAGCCCTGATTGGTCTCCGGTTAAAAAGTATCAAGGTTACTTTCAGCATGATCACCACCACCAATGCTGTCATCATCAAAAAGCTTCTCTTGATGTTATTCTTGGGACTAATAAACATGCTGAAGCGCCATTGAATCCATGGTCGTTTGGATGTGATTGCTTTGCTTGGTAG
- a CDS encoding isochorismatase family protein: MAIFQSDGKNEIHDGIKHAPGAGKGLLDPTDTAILLLDHQAGLFQTVKDINIAELRTNTTMLAKLASLANIPVIYTASEPKGPNGPIMPEIQEAAPHAVYVPRKGEVNAWDNELFVKTVQDTGKKTLIMAGVWTSVCVMFPALDAKAAGFKVYAVIDASGDPSEMASRTTLARFIQAGVIPTSTNAVLSEVQRTWNRPDANDYAKLYTMVAPNYGALIESYQKAQEVVTQKK; this comes from the coding sequence ATGGCTATCTTCCAATCAGATGGAAAAAATGAAATTCACGATGGAATTAAACACGCTCCTGGTGCTGGCAAAGGCTTGCTCGATCCCACTGATACAGCTATTTTGTTACTTGACCACCAAGCAGGCCTCTTTCAAACTGTGAAAGATATCAACATTGCCGAATTGCGAACGAACACAACCATGCTTGCTAAGCTGGCGTCTCTAGCGAATATACCCGTCATCTATACTGCCTCCGAGCCCAAAGGGCCCAACGGACCAATTATGCCTGAGATCCAAGAAGCAGCACCGCATGCCGTCTATGTTCCTCGTAAGGGCGAAGTGAATGCATGGGATAACGAACTTTTTGTTAAAACAGTTCAAGATACTGGCAAAAAGACTTTAATTATGGCTGGCGTCTGGACGAGTGTTTGCGTTATGTTTCCTGCACTTGATGCCAAAGCAGCGGGTTTCAAGGTATACGCGGTTATCGACGCTTCAGGCGATCCCAGTGAAATGGCATCTAGAACCACTTTGGCACGTTTTATTCAAGCCGGAGTAATCCCCACCTCTACTAATGCTGTGCTGAGCGAAGTTCAGCGCACATGGAACCGTCCGGATGCGAATGATTATGCTAAATTGTATACCATGGTAGCCCCCAACTACGGAGCGCTCATCGAGAGCTATCAGAAAGCGCAAGAAGTTGTAACGCAAAAGAAATAG
- a CDS encoding zeta toxin family protein: MFGIEYDVCDVSLIYDKSSGYEYSLPRTILEGFLTGKAFDHPNFYSLEESRNLRDDINELYQNILSRNPIKENMAIITAGAPGAGKTIKLRQKLEENASKGRNFAYICPDDVCLQHQTRTYKADLEKSEGSKEARQDAYNKWRPGSNASTHLILANLIREKYAFYFGTTSSGFATNIFFNFLKKQHYQIRLIHITAPDDIRWESIKERDKTFIQTTEQDIKEKGLLLPQRINDTFLAYADEIEFYYRDEVQQDAQLAAKWIRNTDNSESLGTLQIISISQYDKIKMNHNAAIEVLKRPDLSWELTVEKNSQIFNKI; the protein is encoded by the coding sequence ATGTTTGGTATAGAATACGATGTGTGTGATGTCAGTTTAATCTATGACAAATCTAGTGGTTATGAATACTCTTTACCAAGAACTATTTTAGAAGGTTTCCTGACAGGAAAAGCTTTTGATCATCCTAATTTTTATTCATTGGAAGAATCACGAAATTTACGTGACGACATTAATGAACTGTATCAAAATATTTTGTCTAGAAATCCGATTAAAGAAAATATGGCCATTATTACGGCTGGAGCTCCCGGAGCTGGAAAAACTATTAAATTACGTCAAAAGTTAGAAGAAAACGCCTCAAAAGGCAGAAATTTTGCCTACATTTGTCCTGATGATGTCTGTCTACAACATCAAACTAGAACTTATAAAGCAGACCTTGAAAAAAGTGAGGGGTCAAAAGAAGCTCGTCAAGACGCTTATAACAAATGGAGACCGGGGTCAAATGCTTCAACACATTTAATTCTCGCAAACTTGATTCGTGAAAAATATGCGTTTTACTTTGGAACCACTTCATCTGGCTTTGCTACGAATATTTTTTTTAATTTTCTTAAAAAACAACATTATCAAATTAGATTAATACATATAACAGCTCCAGATGATATCCGTTGGGAATCTATCAAAGAAAGGGATAAGACTTTTATACAGACAACTGAGCAAGACATAAAAGAGAAAGGACTATTGCTACCTCAGCGCATCAATGACACTTTTCTAGCATATGCTGATGAAATTGAGTTTTACTATCGTGATGAAGTTCAACAAGATGCGCAATTAGCCGCTAAGTGGATTAGAAATACGGATAACTCTGAAAGCTTAGGTACATTGCAAATCATTTCGATATCTCAATATGATAAGATAAAGATGAATCACAACGCAGCAATAGAAGTATTAAAACGACCAGACCTTTCTTGGGAATTAACTGTCGAGAAAAATTCCCAGATTTTTAATAAAATTTAG